A genomic stretch from Pirellulales bacterium includes:
- a CDS encoding polyprenol monophosphomannose synthase — translation MPASAAQNRTLVMTATYNEIENLPRLVEQIFQFAPEADVLVVDDNSPDGTGQWCDRQAGIDPRLHCLHRTGKLGLGTAIVAGLKYGIEHGYKYVVNMDADFSHPPRYLPAMVGGMDPATGPAIDVMIGSRYVPGGSIEGWPLKRHLMSRGVNLYARWLLWLAPKDCSGGYRCYRTATLERIDFTRIRSRGYSFQEEILWLLRRARARFGETPIVFADREKGSSKINSKEAVAALRIILGLGLQNLLGR, via the coding sequence ATGCCCGCTAGCGCCGCCCAAAATAGAACGTTGGTGATGACGGCCACGTACAACGAGATCGAGAATCTCCCGCGCCTCGTCGAGCAGATATTTCAATTCGCGCCCGAGGCCGACGTGCTGGTGGTCGACGACAATTCGCCCGACGGCACCGGCCAATGGTGCGATCGTCAGGCGGGCATCGATCCGCGGTTGCATTGCCTGCATCGGACCGGAAAGCTGGGCCTCGGCACGGCCATCGTCGCCGGCCTGAAATATGGCATCGAGCACGGCTACAAATACGTCGTCAACATGGATGCCGATTTCAGCCATCCGCCACGTTATCTGCCGGCCATGGTCGGCGGCATGGATCCGGCCACGGGTCCGGCGATCGACGTGATGATCGGATCGCGCTACGTGCCGGGGGGCAGCATCGAGGGCTGGCCCTTGAAGCGGCATTTGATGAGCCGCGGCGTGAATCTCTACGCTCGCTGGCTACTCTGGCTGGCGCCGAAAGATTGCAGCGGCGGCTACCGCTGCTACCGCACGGCAACGCTCGAGCGAATCGATTTCACCCGCATCCGTTCGCGCGGCTATTCGTTTCAGGAAGAGATTCTGTGGCTATTGCGGCGGGCCCGCGCCCGCTTCGGCGAAACGCCAATCGTCTTCGCCGACCGCGAAAAAGGAAGCTCGAAAATCAATTCAAAAGAAGCTGTCGCCGCGCTGCGAATCATTCTCGGCTTGGGACTGCAAAATCTGCTGGGGCGATAA
- a CDS encoding DUF1501 domain-containing protein yields the protein MLNLSGRGTAHTCDGVTRRDFLQVGALGAIGLALPDLLALEAQAAAAKTAAAKRAAANGVAAKPADDRSVIMIFNLGAPSQLDTWDMKPDAPAEIRGPFKPIATNAPGIQISELFPLHAKLADKFSLVRTCYHTQVAVHDSGHQMMQTGRFFTGGVNTPHAGCVTSYLLGRRTDLPAHVLLPEPMGNTGGGMSHGQDAGFLGKAYDPFVLMADPSKPHFKVPDLLPPPQIGEARLERRRRLREVVEGKLRQFESSEDAKLLDANFEAAFRMMTSPQARAAFDLEKEPQKVRERYGMNRFGQCCLLARRLIEAGVRFVTVNTFLTVFNELSWDIHGSAPFISVAQMRHEVAPMYDQAYSALIEDLAGRGMLDNTLVCNLAEFGRTPRINPAGGRDHWPQCWTIYFAGGGVQGGRVVGRSDAIGGVPAERPVEPAEVVATIFHSLGLDIETHLPGPQGRPYPLVDYGKHPIKELF from the coding sequence ATGCTCAATCTTTCCGGCCGTGGCACGGCCCACACGTGCGACGGCGTCACCCGCCGCGATTTTCTCCAAGTCGGTGCGCTAGGCGCGATCGGTTTGGCGCTGCCCGATTTGCTCGCCCTCGAAGCTCAGGCGGCAGCGGCGAAAACGGCAGCGGCGAAAAGGGCAGCGGCAAACGGGGTAGCGGCAAAGCCGGCCGACGATCGCAGCGTGATCATGATCTTCAATCTCGGCGCCCCCAGCCAACTCGACACCTGGGACATGAAGCCCGACGCCCCGGCGGAAATTCGCGGCCCGTTCAAACCGATCGCGACCAACGCACCGGGCATTCAAATCTCGGAACTCTTCCCGCTGCATGCCAAACTGGCCGACAAGTTTTCGCTGGTGCGCACGTGTTATCACACGCAGGTGGCGGTGCATGATTCGGGACACCAGATGATGCAAACCGGCCGGTTCTTCACCGGTGGCGTGAACACGCCGCATGCCGGCTGCGTGACGAGCTATTTGCTCGGCCGCCGCACCGATCTGCCGGCGCACGTGCTTTTGCCCGAGCCGATGGGCAACACCGGCGGGGGCATGTCGCATGGGCAGGACGCGGGCTTTTTGGGCAAGGCCTACGATCCATTCGTGCTCATGGCCGACCCCTCGAAGCCGCATTTCAAAGTGCCCGATCTGCTGCCGCCGCCGCAGATCGGCGAAGCGCGGTTGGAGCGCCGCCGGCGGCTCCGCGAGGTGGTTGAGGGGAAGCTGCGGCAATTCGAATCGAGCGAAGACGCAAAACTGCTCGACGCCAACTTTGAAGCCGCCTTCCGCATGATGACCAGCCCGCAGGCACGCGCCGCCTTCGATCTTGAGAAAGAGCCGCAAAAAGTGCGCGAGCGCTACGGCATGAATCGCTTCGGCCAGTGCTGCTTGCTCGCCCGGCGGCTGATCGAGGCCGGCGTGCGGTTCGTCACCGTCAATACGTTTCTCACGGTGTTCAACGAACTGAGTTGGGACATTCACGGGTCGGCCCCGTTTATCTCGGTGGCGCAAATGCGGCACGAGGTGGCTCCGATGTACGATCAAGCCTATAGCGCGCTCATCGAGGATCTGGCCGGGCGTGGCATGTTGGACAATACGTTGGTGTGCAATCTGGCCGAATTCGGCCGCACGCCGCGCATCAATCCGGCCGGCGGCCGCGATCACTGGCCGCAATGCTGGACGATTTATTTCGCCGGCGGCGGAGTGCAAGGGGGCCGCGTCGTCGGACGCAGCGATGCCATCGGCGGCGTGCCGGCGGAGCGGCCCGTCGAACCGGCGGAAGTCGTGGCCACGATTTTTCACAGCCTCGGCTTGGACATCGAAACGCATCTTCCCGGCCCGCAAGGCCGCCCGTACCCGTTGGTCGACTACGGCAAGCATCCCATCAAGGAGTTGTTCTGA
- a CDS encoding DUF1553 domain-containing protein, translating into MKMQGIKLHAMKLQAVRRMSIGIVVVLAIAFANFPLPAATVAKPQAASMPHAQPTVPTFAAGDQLTILPERLTLTGPAARQRLLAEIRRGDDFVGQITAGIVWTTSDPKVAVVKDNIATPTGNGSAKLAAKVGDRSVSIDVKVVGFDRPSSVSFRNQVQSVFAKAGCNSGACHGAAAGKNGFKLSLRGYDADADYFTITRQARGRRIVPSDPARSLILLKPSGAIPHKGGVRFEVDSPDYNIVLGWIAAGAAPPKPDDPQLDHLEILPERVLLKPGDRQQLLVRAFYTDGHSADVTHWAKFTSSDESVAQVDAEGHVKIVGSGEGVVSAWFASRIKVATITVPYVQQVLPEAFDRSPRRNFIDELVLAKLRRLNVPPSGRATDGEFIRRTMIDTIGVLPTADETRKFLADTSSDKRDRLIEALLVRPEFVDHWAYKWSDLLLVNSEKLPGPAMWSYYHWIRTQVAQNVAWDQFVRGIVTASGSTLDNGAANFFVLHRDPQELSETTSEAFLGMSITCAHCHNHPLEKWTNDQYYGMANLFSRVKVKNAEGAGNFTVFSTTEGELLQPRTGRPQPPCPLDGEPIPMDSPIDRRAALAEWLTNPANPYFSRAITNRVWANFMGVGLVEAVDDMRLTNPPNNPELLTALAKYLRDSRYDLKSLMRVILQSETYQRSSQTSSENLTDRRFYSHFFPRRMRAEVLLDAISQVTGAPSEFKNYAPGWRAEQLPDSNVDSYFLKSFGRPVRELTCECERTATPSMVQVLHMSNGDTLNAKLAAKGNRIEQLLVSNTPTDPIIDEAYLSALSRLPTADERRQLSELLDKSPAKDRRPAVEDLYWSLLSSREFLFDH; encoded by the coding sequence ATGAAGATGCAGGGGATCAAATTGCACGCGATGAAGTTGCAGGCAGTGCGGCGGATGTCGATCGGGATCGTTGTTGTGTTGGCAATAGCGTTTGCGAATTTTCCACTGCCGGCGGCAACGGTTGCGAAACCGCAAGCGGCGAGCATGCCCCACGCGCAGCCCACCGTCCCAACGTTTGCAGCCGGCGATCAACTCACGATTCTTCCCGAACGGCTGACGCTTACCGGCCCTGCGGCGCGGCAGCGGCTGTTGGCCGAAATCCGCCGCGGCGACGATTTCGTCGGACAAATCACGGCGGGCATCGTTTGGACGACCAGCGATCCGAAAGTTGCCGTCGTCAAGGATAATATTGCGACACCCACCGGCAATGGCTCGGCAAAGCTCGCCGCGAAAGTCGGCGATCGATCGGTTTCGATCGATGTGAAGGTCGTCGGCTTCGATCGCCCGAGCAGCGTGAGTTTCCGCAATCAGGTGCAATCGGTGTTTGCGAAGGCGGGCTGCAATTCCGGCGCATGCCACGGCGCAGCCGCCGGAAAGAATGGCTTCAAACTTTCGCTTCGCGGCTACGACGCCGATGCCGACTACTTCACGATCACCCGCCAGGCCCGCGGCCGCAGGATCGTTCCCAGCGATCCGGCTCGAAGTTTGATTCTGCTGAAGCCGAGCGGCGCGATTCCCCATAAAGGGGGCGTGCGTTTCGAAGTCGACTCGCCGGATTACAACATCGTGCTCGGCTGGATTGCCGCGGGCGCAGCGCCCCCCAAGCCCGATGACCCGCAGCTCGATCATCTCGAGATTCTGCCCGAGCGCGTGCTGCTCAAGCCGGGCGACCGCCAGCAACTCTTGGTTCGCGCGTTCTACACCGATGGCCACTCCGCCGATGTGACGCATTGGGCCAAATTCACTTCGTCCGACGAATCGGTCGCCCAGGTCGATGCCGAGGGGCATGTGAAGATCGTGGGCTCGGGCGAGGGAGTGGTCAGCGCGTGGTTCGCCAGCCGAATCAAGGTGGCGACGATCACGGTGCCCTATGTTCAACAGGTTCTGCCCGAGGCATTCGATCGCTCGCCGCGACGAAATTTTATCGACGAATTGGTGTTGGCCAAGTTGCGGCGGTTGAACGTGCCCCCTTCCGGCCGGGCGACCGACGGCGAATTCATTCGCCGGACGATGATCGACACGATCGGCGTGCTGCCGACCGCCGACGAGACACGAAAATTTCTCGCCGACACCAGCTCGGACAAGCGCGACCGGCTAATCGAGGCGCTCCTGGTCCGGCCCGAGTTCGTCGATCATTGGGCCTACAAGTGGTCGGACTTGTTGTTGGTCAATAGCGAAAAGCTGCCCGGCCCGGCAATGTGGTCTTACTACCATTGGATTCGCACGCAGGTGGCGCAAAATGTCGCCTGGGACCAATTCGTTCGCGGCATCGTCACCGCCTCGGGCAGCACGCTCGACAACGGCGCCGCCAATTTCTTCGTCTTGCACCGCGACCCGCAAGAGCTTTCCGAGACCACTTCGGAGGCATTTCTCGGCATGTCGATCACGTGCGCCCATTGCCACAATCATCCGCTGGAAAAATGGACCAACGATCAGTATTACGGCATGGCCAATCTGTTCAGCCGGGTGAAAGTGAAAAATGCGGAGGGAGCCGGCAATTTCACGGTTTTTTCCACGACCGAGGGCGAATTGCTTCAACCGCGGACCGGCCGGCCCCAGCCCCCTTGCCCCTTGGACGGCGAGCCGATTCCGATGGATTCGCCGATCGATCGACGAGCGGCTCTGGCCGAGTGGCTCACCAACCCCGCGAATCCGTATTTCAGCCGCGCGATCACCAACCGCGTTTGGGCGAATTTCATGGGCGTCGGGCTGGTCGAGGCGGTCGACGACATGCGGCTCACCAATCCACCAAACAACCCCGAATTGCTTACGGCGCTTGCGAAATATCTGCGCGATAGTCGCTACGATCTGAAATCGCTGATGCGCGTCATCTTGCAAAGCGAAACTTATCAACGCTCGAGCCAAACGAGTTCCGAAAATCTGACCGATCGGCGGTTCTATTCCCATTTCTTCCCGCGGCGGATGCGGGCCGAGGTGCTTCTGGACGCCATCTCCCAAGTCACCGGCGCGCCGTCCGAATTCAAGAACTACGCCCCCGGCTGGCGGGCCGAGCAGTTGCCCGACTCGAACGTCGATTCGTATTTCTTGAAATCGTTTGGCCGGCCGGTGCGCGAGCTGACCTGCGAATGCGAGCGCACCGCGACGCCGAGCATGGTGCAAGTGCTGCACATGAGCAACGGCGACACGCTCAACGCCAAGCTCGCCGCCAAGGGAAATCGAATCGAGCAACTTCTCGTCAGCAACACGCCGACCGACCCTATCATCGACGAAGCCTATTTGAGCGCCCTGTCGCGGTTGCCGACGGCGGACGAGCGCCGGCAACTCAGCGAGCTCTTGGACAAGTCGCCGGCCAAGGATCGCCGGCCGGCGGTCGAGGATTTGTATTGGAGCCTCCTCAGCAGCCGGGAATTCTTGTTCGACCATTGA